A DNA window from Fragaria vesca subsp. vesca linkage group LG3, FraVesHawaii_1.0, whole genome shotgun sequence contains the following coding sequences:
- the LOC101293376 gene encoding uncharacterized protein LOC101293376 translates to MTGGSLGIRSGSYGSLDKQLQNNNNNNNNNGIVNNNGLLPIQSARKPSKMLKEKERLYHSICKFAGRKKVGMLLLCVISAAVFGWVLYVGKGEDPQEGITRQNISLNNSIVIRNPESLAQTEKQSYNVSLALPPPPPAFFLGYTLPPGHPCNIFTLPPPPADKKRTGPRPCPVCYLPVEEAIALMPKVPSYSPILKNLTYIYEENLSRETEFGGSDFGGYPTLKQRNDSYDIRESMSVHCGFVRGSKPGRNTGYDMDEDDLHDMEQCHGVVVASAIFANFDEINQPRNISDYSRQTVCFYMFIDEVTEAYLKNSGKLDSSKKIGIWRTVVIHNPPYKDGRRTGKIPKLLVHRMFPNARFSLWIDGKLELVVDPYQILERFLWRKNATFAISRHYKRFDVFMEAEANKVAGKYDNASIDFQVEFYKKEGLTPYSEAKLPITSDVPEGCVIIREHVPISNLFTCLWFNEVDRFTSRDQISFSTVRDHITEKTNWTINMFFDCERRNFVVQKYHKDVLEHMAPRIPVVALPPPLPPSLPPPELSNEPPVKPVETTPVRPARKIQPGRRRDRRPGSRRHRKVISGNTDTDTS, encoded by the exons ATGACTGGAGGGTCATTAGGAATTCGTTCAGGGAGTTATGGGTCATTGGATAAACAGCTACAGAACAACAACAACAACAACAACAACAACGGTATTGTCAACAACAACGGACTGTTGCCTATTCAATCTGCACGAAAGCCTTCCAAAATGCTCAAGGAGAAGGAGAGGTTGTACCATTCGATCTGTAAGTTTGCTGGCCGGAAAAAGGTGGGAATGCTGCTGCTCTGTGTCATCTCCGCCGCGGTTTTCGGTTGGGTTTTGTATGTTGGAAAAG GTGAAGACCCACAAGAAGGCATCACTCGCCAAAACATTAGTCTTAACAACAGCATCGTTATAAGGAATCCTGAATCCTTGGCGCAAACAGAAAAGCAAAGTTACAACGTGTCGCTTGCCTTGCCCCCTCCTCCTCCTGCTTTTTTCTTGGGGTATACTCTTCCTCCTGGTCATCCATGTAATATATTCACGTTGCCTCCCCCACCAGCAGATAAGAAAAGAACCGGACCACGAC CTTGTCCAGTATGTTACCTTCCTGTTGAAGAAGCCATAGCCTTAATGCCAAAAGTCCCTTCATATTCTCCCATTCTTAAGAATTTAACATACATTTACGAAGAAAATTTATCGAGAGAAACCGAATTTGGAGGCTCGGATTTTGGCGGATATCCTACCTTGAAGCAAAGGAATGATTCATATGATATAAGAGAGTCAATGAGTGTGCATTGTGG ATTTGTTAGAGGAAGTAAACCTGGGCGTAATACAGGATATGATATGGATGAGGATGACCTACATGATATGGAGCAGTGTCATGGTGTGGTTGTTGCATCAGCTATATTTG CAAATTTTGATGAGATAAACCAGCCAAGGAACATTAGTGATTATTCCAGGCAGACTGTTTGCTTCTATATGTTTATAGACGAGGTCACAGAAGCTTATCTGAAGAACAGTGGTAAACTGGACAGCAGCAAAAAAATTGGTATATGGAGAACTGTTGTTATTCATAACCCCCCTTATAAGGATGGAAGGCGCACTGGAAAG ATTCCTAAGCTCCTAGTGCACAGAATGTTTCCCAATGCTCGCTTTTCTTTATGGATCGATGGGAAACTGGAGCTTGTTGTGGATCCATACCAAATTCTCGAAAG GTTTTTGTGGAGGAAGAATGCAACTTTTGCAATTTCTAGACATTATAAGCGCTTTGATGTGTTTATGGAAGCTGAGGCAAATAAAGTCGCGGGAAAATACGACAATGCCTCCATTGACTTTCAGGTTGAATTTTACAAAAAGGAAGGTTTGACCCCATATTCTGAGGCAAAACTTCCCATTACAAGTG ACGTTCCTGAAGGATGTGTAATAATAAGGGAGCATGTCCCTATCAGCAACCTCTTCACTTGTCTTTGGTTCAATGAAGTTGATCGTTTTACTTCCAGGGACCAAATCAGTTTTTCAACTGTCAGAGATCACATCACGGAAAAGACAAACTGGACTATCAATATGTTCTTTGACTGTGAAAGGCGCAATTTCGTAGTTCAG AAATACCATAAAGATGTATTAGAGCACATGGCTCCTCGAATTCCAGTTGTTGCTCTTCCACCACCACTACCGCCATCTCTGCCACCACCAGAATTAAGTAATGAACCACCAGTGAAACCAGTTGAAACGACGCCTGTAAGGCCAGCAAGGAAGATCCAACCAGGGCGCCGGAGAGATAGGAGGCCTGGTTCCAGACGTCACCGCAAAGTTATTTCCGGAAATACAGACACTGATACAAGTTAA